In Rhinatrema bivittatum chromosome 1, aRhiBiv1.1, whole genome shotgun sequence, a single genomic region encodes these proteins:
- the LOC115099209 gene encoding myb-related transcription factor, partner of profilin-like, which produces MAQAQAQPVLLRKPNFLPGEVHMLVEHVMRQRDMLYGPQSRTVGAYAKEQIWRRIRHTVNSVFHHNRSIAELMHKWRDIRRVVKRKQARRLAEGGRSRITFTASEQLVLGTLSEAAVGGVGHLDSMRRAGQQGEPDDEQPGPAPRPQHQYRRLQVLRDSSEEEEGEDRQRVEQPEEEQQGEEPDEPLAEVEPDVQQDSSASDHPEPQADQVTGPAETLVRQGNAILDAISGLSDIIQQEGSALRLTVREGYERLEGGLQAICRATDRQTEVWMELVKRPPPVQPPPPVQPPPPVQPLPPVAPWPWMPPYPWMPPAHAGAPEVVPPPVAPAPQPPAGYVWMAPPPAPAVPPPPPPPPRAEELLPLAIPSCSHAPDVAQAPMPSEGSVSSSRSPLRRSTRVGQSRLSEARRRGRAKK; this is translated from the exons ATGGCTCAGGCACAGGCACAACCTGTGCTTCTCAGGAAGCCCAACTTCTTGCCAGGGGAGGTGCACATGCTGGTGGAGCATGTCATGAGGCAGAGGGATATGCTCTATGGCCCACAGTCGCGTACGGTGGGTGCATACGCCAAGGAACAAATATGGAGGCGCATCAGGCATACTGTTAATTCGGTGTTCCACCACAACCGCAGTATTGCCGAACTGATGCACAAATGGCGGGACATTCGGCGAGTGGTAAAGCGGAAGCAGGCCAGGCGACTTGCTGAAGGTGGCAGGAGCCGCATCACGTTCACAGCCTCGGAGCAGCTGGTTCTGGGAACCCTATcggaggcagctgtgggtggTGTTGGCCATCTCGACTCCATGCGCCGTGCAGGGCAGCAAG gggagccagatgatgagcaaccCGGACCTGCCCCTAGGCCCCAACACCAGTACCGGCGTCTGCAGGTGCTCCGTGACtcctcggaagaggaggagggggaagaccGGCAGCGCGTGGAGCAgcctgaggaggagcagcagggagAGGAACCGGACGAACCGCTCGCTGAGGTGGAACCTGATGTTCagcaggacagcagtgcgtcCGACCATCCTGAGCCCCAGGCCGACCAGGTTACCGGGCCGGCAGAGACACTTGTACGGCAGGGCAACGCCATCTTGGATGCCATCTCTGGCCTGTCGGACATAATCCAGCAGGAAGGCAGTGCCCTCCGTCTCACTGTCAGGGAGGGGTATGAGCGCCTTGAGGGGGGCCTCCAAGCCATTTGCCGGGCCACTGACCGGCAGACGGAGGTGTGGATGGAGTTGGTTAAGCGCCCGCCTCCCGTACAGCCCCCGCCTCCCGTACAGCCCCCGCCTCCCGTACAGCCCCTGCCACCAGTGGCTCCATGGCCATGGATGCCTCCATACCCATGGATGCCACCTGCCCATGCAGGGGCCCCTGAGGTGGTACCTCCACCTGTGGCACCAGCACCTCAGCCTCCTGCAGGCTATGTGTGGATGGCACCCCCGCCTGCACCTGCtgttccacctcctcctccaccaccaccacgagCTGAAGAGCTGTTGCCCCTGGCTATTCCCTCATgtagccatgccccagatgtgGCCCAGGCACCTATGCCCTCTGAGGGCAGTGTCAGCAGTAGCCGGAGTCCCCTGCGCCGCAGTACCCGGGTGGGCCAGTCTCGGCTTTCCGAGGCTCGTAGGAGGGGACGGGCAAAGAAGTGA